The following proteins are encoded in a genomic region of Hymenobacter siberiensis:
- a CDS encoding PPC domain-containing DNA-binding protein: MFPRLLLLLLSAGPALAQSVSPVLPAAQHSALKTYALRLRPGDDLRQQLTAFAQQNQILAGTMITCVGSLTVATLRLANQEGPSVYKGHFEIVSLVGTLSVNGSHLHLAVSDSTGRTIGGHLLDGCRVYTTAEIVLGELPQLEFRREKDDTFGYQELVVRPAPSPADAKDKARKY, translated from the coding sequence ATGTTTCCACGACTTCTGCTCCTGCTTCTGTCAGCCGGCCCCGCGCTGGCCCAATCTGTCAGCCCCGTGCTTCCCGCCGCTCAACACTCCGCCCTCAAAACCTACGCCCTGCGCCTGCGCCCCGGCGACGACCTGCGCCAGCAGCTCACGGCTTTCGCGCAGCAAAACCAGATTCTGGCCGGCACCATGATTACCTGCGTGGGCAGCCTCACGGTGGCCACGCTGCGGCTGGCCAATCAGGAAGGGCCAAGCGTGTACAAAGGCCATTTTGAAATCGTGTCGCTGGTCGGCACGCTGTCGGTCAATGGCTCGCATTTGCACCTGGCGGTTTCGGACAGCACGGGCCGTACCATCGGTGGGCATTTGCTGGATGGCTGCCGGGTGTACACCACCGCCGAAATTGTGCTGGGCGAGCTGCCGCAGCTGGAGTTTCGGCGCGAAAAGGACGACACGTTTGGCTATCAGGAGCTGGTGGTGCGGCCGGCTCCCAGTCCGGCCGATGCAAAAGATAAAGCACGTAAATACTAG